A section of the Prochlorococcus marinus XMU1402 genome encodes:
- a CDS encoding hemolysin family protein: MKITLLFFILFFPAFFAASELSFLLIRPSKVLRLIEEKKKGAFSILKIQKRFRSSLIASQFGVTISLIAIGWISNSVANDFWKKNILQNRFYDLLLFLFVVLIVTLVSGLIPKALVINNPESAALRLTTIFDAVRKAMQPIVTIIEFFASACLGLFNLNNKWDSLNSGLSAGELETLIETDNVTGLKPDEKNILEGVFALKDTQVKEVMIPRSEMVTLPKNITFSELMKQVDKTRHARFFVIDESLDDVLGVLDLRYLAKPISKGEMEADTLLEPFLLPVTKIIETSSLAEILPIVREYNPFLLVVDEHGGTEGLITAADLNGEIVGEEMLSSRIYSDMKMLDNFSRKWSIAGKSEIIDINKKLGCSIPEGPDYYTLAGFLLEKFQMVPKIGDVLDFHNIKFEVISMSGPKIDRVKIILPKS, translated from the coding sequence ATGAAAATAACTCTTCTTTTTTTTATTTTATTTTTCCCAGCTTTTTTCGCGGCAAGTGAGCTCTCTTTCTTATTAATAAGACCGAGCAAAGTTTTAAGACTAATTGAAGAAAAAAAGAAAGGAGCATTTTCAATTCTAAAAATTCAAAAAAGATTTAGATCTTCCTTAATTGCTTCTCAATTTGGGGTAACAATTTCATTAATTGCAATTGGATGGATCAGCAATAGCGTAGCAAATGATTTTTGGAAAAAAAATATTTTGCAAAATAGATTTTATGATCTTCTACTATTCTTATTTGTTGTTTTAATAGTTACTCTTGTGTCTGGACTAATTCCTAAGGCCTTAGTAATTAATAATCCAGAATCTGCTGCACTAAGGTTGACTACCATATTCGATGCAGTAAGAAAAGCAATGCAGCCTATAGTTACGATAATCGAGTTTTTTGCAAGCGCCTGTTTAGGTTTATTCAATTTAAATAACAAATGGGATTCTTTAAATTCGGGTTTATCCGCAGGAGAATTAGAAACTCTTATAGAAACTGATAATGTTACGGGTTTAAAGCCAGATGAGAAGAATATTCTTGAAGGTGTTTTTGCTTTAAAAGATACGCAGGTAAAAGAAGTAATGATTCCAAGATCTGAAATGGTAACTTTGCCAAAAAACATAACCTTTTCAGAACTCATGAAACAAGTAGACAAAACTCGACATGCGCGCTTCTTTGTTATTGATGAGTCTCTAGATGATGTATTAGGTGTACTAGATTTGCGTTATTTAGCTAAGCCCATATCAAAAGGCGAAATGGAAGCAGATACATTATTGGAGCCTTTCCTTTTACCAGTGACAAAAATAATAGAAACAAGTTCATTAGCAGAAATACTACCAATAGTAAGAGAATACAATCCTTTCTTACTAGTAGTTGATGAACATGGTGGGACAGAGGGGCTCATAACTGCAGCTGATCTAAATGGAGAAATAGTTGGAGAAGAAATGTTAAGTAGTAGGATTTATTCAGATATGAAAATGTTAGATAATTTCTCTAGAAAATGGTCAATAGCTGGGAAATCTGAAATTATAGATATCAATAAAAAGTTAGGATGTTCTATCCCAGAAGGTCCAGATTATTATACCCTTGCCGGATTTCTTCTAGAAAAATTCCAAATGGTTCCAAAAATTGGCGACGTTTTAGATTTTCATAATATTAAATTTGAAGTTATTTCTATGTCAGGCCCAAAAATTGACCGTGTTAAAATAATTCTGCCTAAAAGCTAA
- the pyrE gene encoding orotate phosphoribosyltransferase produces MGNFSEKYDLNKAKLLKQLIKKSYKKGDFTLSSGKKSSHYLNCKPVSLNGEGLNLISDLFLELKDSRSKAVAGLTLGADPLVSGLIVKAALQGIDLNGLIIRKEIKNYGTKAGIEGLTLEEGTLVTVLEDVVTTAGSVIKAIKKLRENNYIVEEVLSIVDRQEGGREALNDENVKLKSLFTIKDFL; encoded by the coding sequence ATGGGTAATTTTTCAGAAAAGTATGATTTAAATAAAGCTAAATTGTTAAAACAGTTAATAAAAAAGTCTTATAAGAAGGGAGACTTCACTTTATCTTCTGGTAAAAAAAGCAGTCATTACTTGAACTGTAAACCGGTCTCTTTGAATGGCGAGGGTCTAAACTTAATAAGCGATTTATTTTTAGAGTTAAAGGACTCAAGGTCAAAAGCTGTAGCAGGATTGACATTAGGTGCAGATCCTCTAGTAAGTGGATTAATTGTCAAAGCAGCTTTGCAAGGTATTGACCTTAATGGTTTAATAATTCGAAAAGAAATTAAAAATTATGGCACCAAAGCTGGAATTGAGGGGCTTACATTAGAAGAAGGAACTTTGGTAACTGTCTTAGAGGATGTTGTCACAACTGCTGGTTCAGTAATTAAAGCTATAAAAAAGTTAAGAGAAAATAATTATATTGTTGAGGAAGTTTTGTCTATAGTTGATAGGCAAGAAGGGGGTCGTGAAGCCCTTAATGATGAAAATGTTAAATTAAAGAGTCTTTTTACCATAAAAGACTTTTTATAA
- a CDS encoding folate-binding protein YgfZ, translating to MQDIKKKFWLEKFDCFSVTGGDSRKFLNGITTSNILNSENKVIKSCWLNPNGVLRSLIEIIFLEKNLEVIILAGNTNEIIDYFNQIIFPADDVLLSEPFLINRIQEIDESSSWRTYQPIFFKTEDKEFEIYKNKLNFLNSNDLKLWKINQAIPSLEMEINGKNNPLELGLQDLIDFNKGCYLGQETISKIKNVSSLKQEIRIWQSFESNLNLDVEDKNLYINSNKNISVGKITSFFKSDSQIKGLAMIKRKYLEEGSYFFSEIFGKIIINKSVGSIFL from the coding sequence ATGCAAGATATAAAAAAAAAGTTTTGGCTTGAAAAATTTGATTGTTTTTCTGTTACTGGAGGAGATTCTAGGAAATTCTTGAATGGAATAACAACGAGTAATATTCTAAATTCAGAAAATAAAGTTATTAAATCTTGTTGGTTAAATCCAAATGGAGTTCTAAGGTCATTAATTGAAATTATTTTTTTAGAAAAAAACTTAGAAGTAATTATTTTGGCGGGTAACACTAATGAAATAATTGATTACTTTAATCAAATTATTTTTCCAGCGGACGATGTACTTCTAAGTGAACCTTTCTTGATAAATAGAATTCAGGAAATTGACGAATCTAGTTCATGGAGGACTTACCAGCCTATTTTCTTCAAAACAGAAGATAAAGAATTTGAAATATATAAAAATAAACTAAATTTTTTAAATTCCAATGATTTAAAACTTTGGAAGATCAATCAGGCAATACCCTCATTAGAAATGGAAATAAACGGAAAAAATAATCCTCTTGAGCTTGGATTACAAGATCTTATAGATTTTAATAAAGGTTGTTATTTAGGACAAGAAACAATATCAAAAATAAAGAATGTTTCTTCTTTAAAACAGGAAATAAGAATTTGGCAATCATTTGAATCTAACTTGAATTTAGACGTTGAAGATAAAAATTTATATATAAATTCTAATAAGAATATTTCTGTAGGCAAAATCACTAGTTTTTTTAAATCTGATTCACAAATAAAAGGATTAGCAATGATAAAAAGAAAATATTTAGAGGAAGGAAGTTATTTTTTTTCAGAAATTTTTGGAAAAATTATTATAAATAAATCTGTAGGATCAATTTTTCTTTAA
- a CDS encoding TM0106 family RecB-like putative nuclease: protein MNSLHLKSFTRCKRKAWLDFKGKKSNEVWSPHKAIDKINQFQIFSDYCNSEIYTGLKACENGYQGVIGLRIKGDLFQNINAEIRPQLLVKAKGKSKWGQYKYLPAVYKLGHKTTKEHLFDLAFSSMLLESFQESKVEKGLVISSFDKKVNVEEIYLNKKLRKKVLNVLLSLHECLEGFMPEITQDRKKCTICSWQKFCDKEAKENGNLTDIDGIGSKTASLLITNGISDTQTLASYSEKKLGEKLSKFNDQKYEKASVFVKQAQAYISGKPYRISNKNDPNNLLEKTCSGFYIFDIESNPDDKHDFLYGFLKINNLFTKKEDLIYKPILNLKKNKEESYRKIIEILYSQKEWPVLHYGETEKIAIINIAKNLNFSFEEIDSLASRFIDLHTLIRKSWILPLKNYGLKTISNWLGFEWMQKNVSGSKALYWWIQYQITENEIFLKKIAQYNKDDCFATLKIAEYLIKNQLKKN, encoded by the coding sequence TTGAATTCTCTCCATTTAAAAAGTTTTACAAGATGCAAAAGAAAAGCATGGCTCGATTTTAAGGGTAAAAAATCTAATGAAGTTTGGTCTCCCCATAAAGCTATAGATAAAATTAATCAGTTTCAAATTTTCTCTGACTATTGTAATAGTGAAATATATACAGGATTAAAAGCCTGTGAAAATGGATATCAAGGGGTAATTGGATTGAGAATCAAAGGGGATCTCTTCCAAAATATTAACGCAGAGATACGTCCACAATTACTTGTAAAGGCTAAAGGTAAAAGTAAATGGGGACAATATAAATATTTACCTGCTGTTTATAAGTTAGGGCATAAAACCACTAAAGAACATTTATTCGACTTAGCTTTTAGTTCTATGCTGTTGGAATCTTTTCAAGAATCTAAAGTTGAGAAAGGATTAGTAATTTCAAGTTTTGATAAAAAAGTTAATGTTGAAGAAATTTATTTAAATAAAAAATTAAGGAAAAAAGTTTTGAACGTTTTATTAAGTTTGCATGAATGCTTGGAGGGATTTATGCCAGAAATAACTCAAGATAGAAAAAAATGTACTATTTGTTCATGGCAAAAATTTTGTGACAAAGAAGCAAAAGAGAATGGAAATCTAACAGATATAGATGGGATAGGATCCAAAACGGCCTCATTACTGATAACAAATGGAATATCTGATACCCAAACATTAGCTTCGTATAGCGAAAAAAAACTTGGAGAGAAATTATCTAAATTCAATGATCAAAAGTATGAAAAAGCATCCGTATTTGTAAAGCAAGCACAAGCTTATATTTCTGGGAAACCATATCGCATTTCCAATAAAAATGATCCTAACAATCTACTAGAAAAAACATGTTCAGGATTTTATATATTTGATATTGAGTCAAATCCAGATGATAAGCATGACTTTTTATATGGTTTTTTAAAAATAAATAATTTATTTACAAAAAAAGAAGATCTTATTTATAAACCAATTTTAAATCTCAAAAAAAATAAAGAAGAATCTTACAGGAAAATTATCGAAATACTTTATTCACAGAAGGAATGGCCAGTTTTACATTACGGAGAGACTGAAAAGATAGCAATAATTAATATTGCTAAAAACCTAAATTTTAGTTTTGAAGAAATTGATTCACTTGCCTCAAGATTTATAGACTTACATACCTTAATAAGAAAGTCTTGGATATTACCACTAAAAAACTATGGATTAAAAACTATTTCTAATTGGCTTGGATTTGAATGGATGCAGAAAAATGTAAGTGGCTCAAAAGCCCTTTATTGGTGGATTCAATATCAAATTACAGAAAACGAAATATTTTTAAAAAAAATTGCCCAATATAACAAAGATGATTGTTTTGCTACTCTAAAAATTGCAGAATATTTAATCAAAAATCAATTAAAGAAAAATTGA